A window of Prosthecobacter sp. SYSU 5D2 contains these coding sequences:
- the rlmB gene encoding 23S rRNA (guanosine(2251)-2'-O)-methyltransferase RlmB — translation MPKPAPVARQNRHSSPTTGHVPVYDEDDLGAILEGKENALVLILDCIQDPHNLGACLRTADAAGCDCVVMPKDKSAPISDTVIRVSCGGAENVPLVRVTNLARAMDKLKKLGIWIVGTADETTKSLYDMDLKGPTAIVMGAEGDGMRRLTGEHCDFLVRIPMIGRVPCLNVSVATGVSLFEVVRQRQVKT, via the coding sequence ATGCCCAAGCCAGCCCCCGTCGCCCGACAGAACCGCCACTCCTCCCCTACCACGGGCCATGTGCCCGTGTATGATGAGGATGACCTGGGAGCGATCCTGGAGGGAAAGGAAAATGCGCTGGTGCTGATCCTGGACTGCATCCAAGACCCGCACAACCTGGGCGCCTGCCTGCGCACGGCGGACGCGGCGGGCTGCGACTGCGTGGTGATGCCCAAGGACAAATCTGCGCCCATCTCTGATACGGTGATCCGCGTTTCCTGCGGCGGCGCTGAAAACGTGCCCCTGGTGCGCGTGACCAATCTGGCCCGGGCGATGGATAAACTGAAAAAGCTGGGCATCTGGATCGTGGGCACGGCGGATGAAACAACCAAGTCCCTGTATGACATGGACCTGAAAGGCCCCACGGCCATCGTCATGGGTGCTGAGGGCGACGGCATGCGGCGGCTGACCGGGGAGCATTGCGACTTCCTGGTGCGCATTCCCATGATTGGCCGGGTGCCCTGCCTCAACGTTTCCGTCGCCACCGGCGTTTCCCTTTTTGAGGTCGTGCGGCAGCGACAGGTGAAAACATAG
- a CDS encoding PQQ-binding-like beta-propeller repeat protein, producing MKYASRLILCLSLFSAALPAQEAQPFDRLTFHAAPAPLSATAKTSDWPRVLGPGDDCSSPETPLLKKWPETGPKAVWEVAIGEAYTSPAISGDYCVIFHTLEGQETVECLHRETGKRFWSQAYPVEYQDRYGFGNGPRGSPVIGDGVVVTLGVTSMLHAFDLKTGQQLWAHDLRKQYNVPQDFFGAGSSPLILDGRVIVNVGGKAEPFDGFEDRRDRAAKLAAKGVSVAAFDLKTGAVKWMAEDEWGASYASPIPARLHGQTKVLIYAGGESNPAIGGLLCIDPATGTVHDRFPWRDDEYIQATGSSPVVIPEKNRAFITTCYPKNRPIGGLMVEYDAEFKAREVWHSPKIGVHWMTPVYADGHLYAIDGERENNSRLVCVNAGTGAEVWAKNIEWQDAVLAAIQGRSNPVNLSIFRASLLRADGAFLCLGEVGSLHWLKLTPEGCEEISRSQLFYAANTWSLPALSHGLLYVCQQDESLDHKTGPRILCYDLRGQ from the coding sequence ATGAAGTACGCGTCGAGACTGATTTTATGCCTGAGTCTGTTTTCTGCAGCGCTCCCCGCCCAGGAAGCCCAGCCCTTTGACCGGCTCACCTTTCACGCCGCACCCGCGCCCCTGTCCGCCACGGCCAAAACCAGTGATTGGCCGCGTGTGCTCGGACCTGGCGACGATTGCTCTTCACCGGAGACGCCTTTGCTCAAAAAGTGGCCGGAAACCGGTCCAAAGGCGGTCTGGGAAGTGGCCATCGGCGAGGCCTATACGTCACCCGCCATCAGCGGCGATTATTGCGTCATCTTCCACACGCTAGAGGGCCAGGAGACCGTGGAATGCCTGCATCGTGAAACGGGCAAACGTTTCTGGAGCCAGGCCTACCCGGTCGAGTATCAGGACCGCTACGGCTTCGGCAACGGGCCGCGCGGCAGCCCGGTCATTGGCGATGGTGTGGTGGTGACCCTGGGCGTGACTTCCATGCTCCATGCCTTTGATTTAAAGACCGGCCAGCAGCTCTGGGCACACGACCTGCGCAAGCAATACAACGTGCCCCAGGACTTCTTCGGCGCGGGCTCCTCCCCGCTGATCCTGGATGGCCGGGTCATCGTCAATGTGGGTGGAAAAGCGGAGCCGTTTGATGGCTTCGAAGACCGCCGGGACCGCGCGGCCAAACTGGCCGCCAAAGGCGTGAGTGTCGCCGCTTTTGATCTCAAAACCGGCGCTGTGAAATGGATGGCTGAAGATGAGTGGGGGGCCAGCTATGCCTCCCCCATTCCTGCCCGGCTTCATGGGCAGACCAAAGTGCTCATCTATGCTGGAGGCGAGAGCAATCCTGCCATCGGGGGCCTGCTCTGCATTGATCCTGCCACTGGCACCGTGCATGACCGCTTTCCCTGGAGAGATGATGAGTATATCCAGGCCACCGGCAGCAGTCCGGTCGTCATTCCGGAAAAAAACCGCGCCTTCATTACCACCTGCTATCCGAAGAACCGGCCCATCGGCGGCCTCATGGTGGAGTACGATGCGGAGTTCAAAGCCCGTGAAGTCTGGCATTCCCCCAAGATCGGCGTCCACTGGATGACACCCGTTTATGCAGACGGTCATCTTTACGCCATTGATGGCGAACGGGAGAACAATTCCCGCCTCGTCTGTGTGAATGCCGGGACCGGGGCCGAGGTCTGGGCGAAAAACATCGAGTGGCAGGATGCCGTCCTGGCCGCCATTCAGGGCCGCAGCAATCCGGTGAATCTCAGCATCTTCCGCGCAAGTCTGCTGCGTGCCGACGGCGCTTTCCTATGCCTGGGAGAGGTGGGCAGCCTGCACTGGTTGAAACTGACCCCTGAGGGCTGCGAGGAAATCTCCCGCAGCCAGCTCTTTTATGCCGCCAATACCTGGAGCCTGCCAGCTCTCAGCCACGGACTGCTTTATGTCTGCCAGCAGGATGAGTCCTTGGACCACAAGACCGGACCCCGCATCCTGTGTTATGACCTGCGTGGGCAATGA
- a CDS encoding sulfatase, translating to MKLLPFLAAILLVITSTAWAAQPNILFLLSDDQDWTGLSTPMHPDVPSSKSDFYKTPNLEKFASQGMRFSAAYAPAPVCSPTRISLQTGLNPAQLRWTKAAPPEPGHRLIEAESRKNIRPEEVTIAEVLKAAGYATAHYGKWHLGGGGPENHGYDESDGDTGNEHANPFVDPNPVDIFGMGERAAAFMASQKKAGKPFFIQMSYHALHRPENALKATREFYENQPPGRMHRDPGRAAITTDLDTGVGRLLETVDRLDLAGNTYVIYMSDNGAGGGGPRPLSSGKGGVWEGGIRVPLIIRGPGIKPNSWCYQRVVGYDFFPTFCRWAGVSKALPAGIEGGDISHLLTGAKTPVKRAHEELVFHFPHYQGDTPHSAILSGHHKLIHFYETGDNLLFDLDSDLAERNNLAASKPELATALAQRLHTHLAELGAAMPVPNKEYDPAKAPAMDRKGGKGGPDKKKGKGKRPMNKP from the coding sequence ATGAAACTTCTTCCCTTTCTCGCCGCCATCCTTCTGGTTATCACATCAACAGCGTGGGCGGCCCAGCCTAACATACTGTTCCTTCTCTCCGATGACCAGGACTGGACCGGGCTGTCCACGCCGATGCATCCGGATGTTCCGAGTTCAAAGAGCGACTTTTACAAGACGCCAAACCTGGAAAAATTCGCCAGCCAGGGTATGCGCTTCAGTGCCGCCTATGCGCCCGCCCCTGTCTGTTCCCCCACCCGCATCAGTCTGCAAACCGGCCTGAACCCGGCCCAACTGCGCTGGACCAAAGCCGCCCCGCCGGAACCAGGACATCGCTTAATCGAAGCCGAATCCCGCAAAAACATCCGCCCGGAGGAAGTCACCATCGCCGAAGTCCTGAAGGCCGCAGGCTATGCCACCGCCCATTATGGCAAATGGCATCTCGGTGGCGGCGGTCCCGAAAATCATGGTTATGATGAAAGTGATGGCGATACCGGTAATGAACATGCGAACCCTTTTGTGGACCCCAATCCTGTGGACATCTTCGGCATGGGAGAGCGTGCTGCCGCCTTCATGGCGAGCCAGAAAAAGGCCGGCAAACCCTTTTTCATCCAGATGTCCTACCATGCCCTGCACCGTCCCGAAAACGCCCTGAAAGCCACCCGCGAATTCTACGAAAACCAGCCCCCCGGCCGCATGCATCGTGATCCCGGTCGCGCCGCCATCACCACCGACCTCGATACCGGTGTTGGCCGCCTTTTGGAGACCGTTGATCGTCTCGACCTCGCCGGAAACACCTACGTCATTTACATGTCAGACAACGGTGCAGGCGGCGGCGGCCCCCGGCCCCTATCCTCAGGCAAAGGTGGCGTGTGGGAAGGCGGCATCCGCGTGCCCCTCATCATTCGCGGCCCCGGCATCAAGCCCAACTCCTGGTGCTATCAGCGCGTCGTCGGTTACGATTTTTTCCCTACCTTCTGCCGCTGGGCAGGCGTCAGCAAGGCCTTGCCAGCAGGCATCGAGGGCGGCGACATCTCTCATCTGCTCACGGGTGCAAAGACTCCCGTTAAACGCGCCCATGAGGAGCTTGTCTTCCACTTCCCTCACTATCAGGGGGATACGCCGCACTCCGCCATCCTCTCCGGCCACCACAAGCTGATCCACTTCTACGAAACAGGCGACAACCTCCTCTTCGATCTCGATAGCGACCTCGCCGAACGCAACAACCTCGCCGCCTCCAAGCCAGAACTTGCCACCGCACTCGCCCAGCGTTTGCATACTCATCTGGCTGAACTCGGAGCCGCCATGCCTGTTCCTAACAAAGAGTACGATCCAGCCAAAGCGCCTGCCATGGACCGCAAAGGTGGCAAAGGCGGTCCGGACAAAAAGAAGGGCAAGGGCAAACGCCCCATGAACAAGCCCTGA
- a CDS encoding Precorrin-3B methylase, with product MPAKKKPSDKPLAGAALIKEVCRRIRAARSYWDAHNNRACRGEREKAMTLYETLTEAEREKVPQVLRVWLRYRSEKYFGDDRTPPGGK from the coding sequence ATGCCTGCCAAGAAAAAGCCTTCCGACAAGCCGCTCGCGGGGGCAGCTTTGATCAAGGAAGTGTGCCGCCGCATCCGGGCCGCCCGCAGCTATTGGGATGCCCATAACAACCGCGCCTGCCGTGGCGAGCGGGAAAAGGCCATGACGCTGTATGAAACGCTAACCGAAGCGGAGCGCGAGAAGGTGCCGCAGGTTTTGCGCGTGTGGTTGCGCTATCGCAGTGAAAAATACTTCGGCGATGACCGCACGCCACCCGGTGGGAAATGA
- the msrB gene encoding peptide-methionine (R)-S-oxide reductase MsrB: MKTFLFIALSSLSLAACAEDKITPTTPMPKPEVTLSEAEWKKRLTSEQYAVTRQAGTERPFGAIYEEFEKQGEGTYYCVCCGVELFTSKEKFHSGCGWPSFYDASTAKNVLERTDNSHGMKRVETLCKRCGAHLGHVFEGESVSANTPTKRRFCINGVALHYVPKGGEAPKLLELTDAAVDKKKEEVAKEAGVEVQKP; this comes from the coding sequence ATGAAGACATTTCTTTTCATCGCCCTTTCCAGCCTGTCGCTCGCCGCCTGCGCTGAGGACAAGATCACACCAACCACCCCCATGCCCAAACCCGAAGTCACCCTCAGCGAAGCTGAATGGAAAAAGCGCCTCACGTCCGAGCAATACGCCGTCACCCGCCAGGCCGGCACCGAGCGTCCTTTTGGAGCCATCTATGAGGAGTTCGAAAAACAAGGGGAGGGTACTTATTACTGCGTCTGCTGCGGCGTGGAGCTCTTTACCTCCAAAGAAAAGTTCCACTCCGGCTGCGGCTGGCCCTCCTTTTACGATGCGTCCACGGCCAAAAACGTCCTGGAGCGTACCGACAACTCCCATGGCATGAAGCGGGTGGAAACGCTCTGCAAGCGCTGCGGCGCCCATCTTGGACATGTGTTTGAAGGAGAATCCGTCTCTGCAAACACACCCACCAAGCGTCGCTTCTGCATCAATGGTGTGGCCTTGCACTATGTCCCCAAAGGAGGGGAAGCCCCCAAACTGCTGGAACTGACCGATGCAGCCGTGGACAAGAAAAAGGAGGAGGTGGCCAAGGAGGCCGGCGTCGAAGTTCAAAAGCCGTAA
- a CDS encoding ComEC/Rec2 family competence protein, whose product MAAPPSSRHWHRKHPLLVVAVPASAGIILADHFSWQPGWLLVAVTLFAWLVFMFHPRLWLSLPAVFITFGLLHSFRLADTYDHPLRTALLAAPDHAMEVTVRGHLYPWTRGAEVDEAAALCKTTAVRIGSEGPFRPVTAQIKVRLPEGWALASPGLHEIKGRLFLPRAPMNPGQFDSASHGLRMGWIAHLRAQEVTMLQAASFAPRFHLLQAAENSRQWIIRQLSRGLEREGDHAAVILAMALGASDAAGEDIEDAFRDSGTLHVFAVSGLHVAMLAGIATLFLRGLGIQRITLFIILLVFAYAYITGWRPSAARAAFMTSVILAGPLFHRSSQLPNTLGAAALVLLLFDTHQLFIVGFQLSFGVLLAIMLMTSGLLETLRPWCTLDPFLPSALASPLQRLGVKLRLHIASLASVSAAAWAGSLPLMIWHFDTITPIALISNMVLVPASGICLFLSCLSLGLSTAHCVSAALLVNHANAFLAKVMVGIATWFAGLPASNHSLDLRFEQQPPPVEMQVLHLPFGGGAGYLRNGDRRWLLDTGNEDAWRYTLRPFLRHHGVNSLDGIILSHADIAHAGAAPLILKAQNVPLLHTSRLEPWPTDPPSASLRSLSRIIEPDSSLWQRHLLNEIIPLASPDGLQVTAQVLHPGPEDLHEKANDRGLVLLIQAGEFRILWLSDAGFITEKRLLERQAPVECDILIRHQHNADFSGLTELLLAAEPQAVISSNDAWRVEEALPPRLRDHCQRYQIPLFDLESSGSVGIHIHPHQALLKAHLSGQTLTLQPRLESP is encoded by the coding sequence ATGGCCGCCCCTCCCAGCTCCCGTCACTGGCACAGAAAGCATCCTTTGCTGGTGGTGGCCGTACCTGCATCCGCAGGTATCATCCTGGCGGACCATTTCTCCTGGCAGCCAGGATGGTTGCTGGTGGCGGTCACGTTGTTCGCCTGGCTGGTTTTTATGTTCCACCCCCGTCTCTGGCTCAGCCTGCCGGCCGTTTTTATTACCTTCGGGCTGCTCCATTCATTCCGGCTGGCGGATACCTATGATCATCCGCTGCGGACAGCTCTTCTGGCGGCACCGGACCACGCCATGGAAGTCACCGTGCGTGGTCATCTCTATCCCTGGACGCGGGGTGCCGAAGTGGATGAAGCTGCTGCCTTGTGCAAAACCACCGCTGTGCGCATAGGAAGCGAAGGCCCATTCCGCCCCGTGACCGCGCAAATCAAAGTCCGCCTTCCCGAAGGCTGGGCACTCGCATCTCCCGGTTTGCATGAAATCAAAGGCCGCCTGTTTCTCCCCAGGGCACCGATGAATCCGGGCCAGTTTGACTCCGCCAGTCATGGGCTGCGCATGGGCTGGATCGCCCATCTGCGTGCGCAGGAAGTCACCATGCTTCAGGCCGCCTCGTTTGCCCCCCGCTTCCATCTGCTCCAGGCAGCGGAAAACTCCCGGCAGTGGATCATCCGCCAGCTCTCGCGCGGGCTGGAAAGGGAAGGGGATCACGCCGCAGTCATCCTGGCCATGGCCCTCGGCGCATCGGATGCCGCAGGGGAGGATATTGAAGACGCCTTTCGGGACAGCGGTACCCTGCATGTCTTTGCCGTCAGCGGTCTGCATGTAGCCATGCTGGCCGGCATTGCGACCCTGTTCCTGCGCGGTTTGGGCATTCAGCGCATCACCCTGTTCATCATTCTGCTGGTCTTTGCTTATGCCTATATCACAGGCTGGCGTCCCTCTGCCGCCAGGGCCGCATTTATGACATCTGTGATCCTGGCGGGGCCTCTTTTTCATCGCAGTTCCCAACTTCCGAACACCCTCGGTGCCGCTGCACTTGTCCTTCTTTTGTTTGATACGCATCAACTTTTCATCGTCGGCTTTCAACTCTCCTTCGGTGTCCTCCTTGCCATCATGCTGATGACCTCAGGCCTCCTGGAAACCCTGCGCCCCTGGTGTACTTTGGATCCCTTTTTGCCTTCCGCACTGGCCTCGCCCCTTCAACGCCTCGGCGTGAAACTCCGTCTGCATATCGCCTCTCTTGCCAGTGTCTCTGCGGCAGCCTGGGCAGGCAGCCTGCCTCTGATGATCTGGCATTTTGACACCATCACGCCGATTGCCCTGATTTCCAACATGGTGCTCGTTCCCGCTTCGGGCATATGCCTTTTTCTCTCTTGCCTCAGTCTCGGGCTGTCCACAGCCCATTGCGTGTCCGCAGCACTTTTGGTTAATCATGCCAATGCCTTTCTGGCCAAGGTGATGGTCGGCATCGCCACCTGGTTTGCCGGTCTCCCGGCCTCCAATCACAGCCTGGACCTGCGCTTTGAACAACAACCGCCACCAGTGGAAATGCAGGTCCTTCATCTCCCCTTTGGCGGCGGTGCAGGCTACCTGCGCAATGGTGACCGCCGCTGGCTGTTGGATACTGGCAATGAGGATGCCTGGCGCTACACCCTCCGTCCTTTCCTCCGCCATCACGGCGTCAACAGCCTCGACGGCATCATCCTCAGCCATGCCGACATTGCCCATGCCGGTGCTGCCCCGTTGATTCTCAAGGCGCAAAACGTACCCCTTCTCCACACCAGCCGCCTGGAGCCCTGGCCCACCGACCCTCCCTCCGCCAGCCTGCGATCCCTCAGCCGCATCATCGAACCTGACAGTTCCCTCTGGCAGCGGCACCTCCTGAATGAAATCATCCCGCTGGCCTCACCAGACGGTCTTCAAGTCACCGCCCAGGTCCTCCATCCCGGCCCGGAGGATCTTCATGAAAAGGCCAATGATCGTGGCCTCGTCCTGCTCATCCAGGCAGGCGAATTCCGCATCCTCTGGCTCAGCGATGCCGGCTTCATCACTGAAAAGCGACTGCTGGAGCGCCAGGCCCCGGTGGAGTGTGACATCCTCATCCGTCACCAGCACAATGCCGACTTCTCCGGCCTCACTGAGCTTTTGCTCGCCGCCGAACCGCAGGCCGTCATCAGCAGCAATGATGCCTGGCGCGTCGAGGAAGCCCTGCCACCCCGCCTCCGCGACCACTGCCAGCGCTACCAAATTCCCCTCTTCGACCTCGAATCCAGCGGCAGCGTCGGCATCCACATCCACCCTCATCAAGCCCTGCTCAAAGCCCACCTTAGTGGCCAGACCCTCACCCTCCAGCCAAGGCTGGAGAGCCCTTGA
- the pdxA gene encoding 4-hydroxythreonine-4-phosphate dehydrogenase PdxA, which translates to MPKPLIAVTMGDPAGVGPEICLQLLANERVRSVATPVIFGDARLLARCARQTGLPAPRRILSEIEWADKCTSLDEPAVLDLFGFDATDFTPGTVSAHTGSAACLYINKSITAALAGQVAAVATAPINKEALRAAGILYPGHTEMFAEKMDAARSCMAFFSEVMICSLVTVHIGYQDVVPALNSARVLEVIELTAEAVQRHLGRKPKLAVCGLNPHAGEHGLFGRREEETLIQPAIEAARAKGHTIEGPLPPDTAFIPAKRKTVDAYICMYHDQALIPLKALAFDSAVNTTLGLPMPRTSVDHGTACDIAWQGKANGQSLVEAVLLAAKLAQ; encoded by the coding sequence ATGCCCAAGCCACTCATCGCCGTCACCATGGGAGACCCTGCCGGGGTCGGCCCGGAAATCTGCCTGCAGCTTCTTGCCAATGAACGGGTGCGCTCCGTCGCCACACCCGTCATTTTTGGCGATGCCCGCCTGCTCGCGCGCTGCGCCCGCCAGACCGGCCTGCCCGCTCCCCGGCGCATCCTGTCCGAGATCGAATGGGCGGATAAATGCACCTCTCTGGACGAGCCTGCCGTGCTGGACCTCTTCGGCTTTGACGCCACAGATTTCACGCCCGGTACGGTCAGCGCGCACACCGGCTCCGCCGCCTGTTTATACATTAACAAAAGCATCACTGCTGCCCTCGCCGGACAGGTCGCCGCCGTCGCCACTGCGCCCATCAATAAAGAAGCCCTGCGTGCCGCAGGCATCCTTTATCCCGGTCACACCGAAATGTTTGCCGAGAAGATGGACGCCGCCCGCTCCTGCATGGCCTTCTTCTCCGAGGTCATGATTTGCAGCCTCGTCACGGTGCACATCGGTTACCAGGATGTCGTTCCAGCCCTCAATTCCGCCCGCGTTCTTGAGGTCATCGAACTCACCGCAGAGGCCGTTCAGCGCCACCTGGGCCGCAAGCCCAAACTGGCCGTCTGTGGTCTCAACCCCCACGCGGGTGAGCATGGCCTCTTCGGCCGACGGGAAGAAGAAACGCTCATCCAGCCTGCCATTGAAGCCGCACGGGCCAAAGGCCATACCATCGAAGGACCCCTGCCACCAGACACCGCCTTCATCCCCGCCAAGCGCAAGACCGTGGATGCCTACATCTGCATGTATCACGACCAGGCCTTGATCCCGCTCAAAGCTCTCGCTTTTGACAGCGCGGTGAACACCACCCTCGGCCTGCCCATGCCCCGTACCAGTGTGGACCATGGCACCGCCTGCGACATCGCCTGGCAGGGCAAGGCCAACGGCCAGAGCCTGGTCGAGGCCGTCCTCCTCGCCGCCAAACTCGCCCAGTAA
- a CDS encoding sulfatase-like hydrolase/transferase, with the protein MKWSAPALLLCVYLSAVQESPAAKPDVLVILTDQWSPRYLSWENPQVRTPNLDRIAAEGMIFDRCYTTSPVCMPARVSLLTGQYPHNGGHALWGNSLEYHPAPKDGTMFRDIKEAGYTTAQIGKTHWTGGGSMRREFASDEDYHKALGLDHVMDVSGPPSSAADKGPYGKYLKELGLLKTVAEDMHERYVRFQYLPKANPAPPEHYHDTFVTQKAVEFIHDQPAEKPLCVVVSLHSPHPPLDAPGEYATMYDPEELTLPPNVPETYRREMRMIDHAETRKMVANYLGKITLADEHVGRLAAAFQKRGTWDNTLVLFTADHGEMMGAQGQLTKGRFFEESARVPLMIRWPGKVKAGRTKALAQMFDVYPTIVDAIGGKLSPYRQAVSLMPVASGEKKTVRHVAISEIGTKSPLNIMASDERYKWWMEKDQEFLFDLKEDPYEMKNLAADPEHFKALSQMRARMLTHLRNTQTNHAEGYVPMVDRLRDKDAAKKGIETKKKRKGKTGEP; encoded by the coding sequence ATGAAATGGTCTGCCCCTGCCCTGCTGCTATGTGTTTATCTGAGTGCGGTTCAAGAATCGCCGGCGGCGAAACCGGATGTGCTGGTGATCCTGACGGACCAATGGAGTCCGCGTTATCTGAGCTGGGAGAATCCGCAGGTGCGCACGCCGAACCTGGACCGCATCGCGGCGGAAGGGATGATTTTTGACCGGTGCTACACCACCTCCCCTGTCTGCATGCCGGCGCGGGTGTCCTTGCTTACTGGGCAGTATCCGCATAACGGTGGCCATGCACTTTGGGGAAATTCACTGGAATACCACCCTGCCCCCAAAGACGGGACGATGTTTCGCGATATCAAGGAGGCCGGTTATACGACGGCGCAGATCGGGAAAACCCACTGGACGGGCGGAGGCAGCATGAGGCGTGAGTTTGCCAGTGATGAGGACTACCACAAAGCGCTGGGGCTGGACCACGTGATGGATGTCTCCGGGCCGCCTTCCTCGGCTGCGGACAAGGGGCCCTATGGCAAGTATTTGAAAGAACTGGGGCTGCTGAAAACTGTGGCGGAGGACATGCACGAGCGGTATGTGCGGTTTCAATATTTGCCCAAAGCCAACCCGGCACCGCCCGAGCATTATCACGATACCTTTGTGACGCAGAAGGCGGTGGAGTTTATCCACGATCAACCAGCGGAGAAGCCGCTCTGTGTGGTGGTGAGCCTGCACTCCCCACACCCGCCGCTGGATGCGCCCGGTGAGTATGCGACGATGTATGACCCCGAAGAACTGACCCTGCCTCCGAATGTGCCGGAGACCTACCGGCGCGAGATGCGCATGATTGACCATGCAGAGACGCGCAAGATGGTGGCCAACTACCTGGGCAAGATCACCCTGGCGGATGAGCATGTGGGCAGGCTGGCGGCGGCCTTTCAAAAGCGTGGCACCTGGGACAATACGCTGGTGCTTTTTACCGCCGACCATGGTGAGATGATGGGGGCCCAGGGGCAGCTCACCAAAGGGCGGTTCTTTGAGGAATCTGCCAGGGTGCCTCTCATGATCCGTTGGCCGGGGAAGGTCAAGGCAGGGCGGACGAAGGCGCTGGCGCAGATGTTTGATGTGTATCCGACCATCGTGGATGCCATCGGCGGCAAACTTTCGCCCTATCGCCAGGCGGTGTCTTTGATGCCGGTGGCCAGCGGTGAGAAAAAGACGGTGCGCCATGTGGCCATCAGCGAGATTGGTACGAAGTCCCCGCTCAATATCATGGCCAGCGACGAGCGGTATAAATGGTGGATGGAGAAGGATCAGGAGTTCCTCTTTGACCTGAAAGAGGACCCTTACGAAATGAAAAATCTGGCGGCTGACCCGGAGCATTTCAAAGCGCTTAGCCAGATGCGGGCACGCATGCTGACCCATCTGCGCAACACGCAGACCAATCACGCAGAAGGATACGTGCCCATGGTGGACCGGCTGAGAGATAAGGACGCGGCCAAGAAAGGCATCGAGACAAAGAAGAAGAGGAAGGGCAAGACCGGCGAGCCCTGA
- a CDS encoding Dabb family protein: MQKAISIFSFTALAFLASCTSCPLGHKTTAKGKVEHVVLIWLKNPGDAKDRAAVIAAGKKFQREIPQVEHLSVGTPLASERPVVDDSFDVGLVMRFANAADLAIYEKHPVHVQAVNDVLKPAAKKLLVYDVVTE, encoded by the coding sequence ATGCAAAAAGCCATCTCCATCTTTTCGTTCACCGCCCTCGCTTTCCTTGCCTCCTGCACCAGTTGCCCTCTGGGCCACAAGACCACGGCCAAGGGCAAGGTGGAGCATGTGGTGCTGATCTGGCTGAAGAATCCTGGGGATGCCAAGGACCGTGCGGCGGTGATCGCGGCGGGGAAGAAATTTCAGCGGGAAATTCCGCAAGTGGAACATCTGAGCGTGGGCACACCGCTGGCCAGCGAAAGGCCCGTGGTGGATGACAGCTTCGATGTAGGCCTGGTGATGCGCTTTGCCAATGCGGCGGACCTGGCCATCTATGAGAAGCATCCGGTGCATGTGCAGGCAGTGAATGACGTCCTGAAACCGGCGGCAAAGAAGCTGCTGGTCTATGACGTGGTGACCGAATAG